The Candidatus Poribacteria bacterium genomic interval AACGAGGAGAAAATAGAATTCTTTCACAAAGCATTGGAATTGGATGACCGCGCCAAAGTAACGGATTTAAAAGTCCATGGGCTTTCTGAACTGCAAGGTGAATTGAAAGTTGAACTCACATGGACCTGTAAGGAATATTTGTATGCGATCGGCAGCCAATTCGTGCTTGAGTTACCGCTTGTCAAGCACCCCTATGCGGAATTGTTGAGCGAGGAACGCCGAAGGTATCCTGCTGCTATCGGGAAAGCACTGTCCCTTGAAGACAAGGTCAGTGTCAGTACGGAAGCACCCTTTAGAATCAATACCGTGCCTCAGGAACAGACATTGAAGACCGAAGTCTCGGAAATTCAACTCCGCTATACCCAATCTAAACGCAAAGCCGAAATGAATCAAACGATCCGTTTCCTGACACCGAACGTCAAGCCGGAGGACATCCTGTATCTCAAAGATGTTGTCAGAATCGCCTCAAACCGAGGACCGAAACGGTTTATATTGACACAAGATTAGTTATTAGCCATCAGCGGTCAGCCGTCAGCCAGAGAAACTTGTGGCAGTTATTCAAGTTTTGTATGCCACATACCCAAAGCCGATAGCCGACAGCCGATTGCTACTCCCAGCGAGGTAAACAATTAAAAGATGCCAGCAACAGAAGAAGTTCAAGCGATAGAAGAATTGATGGAAAGCCAAGAATTGATCTTGGCACAACTCAAAAAAGTAATAGTTGGGCAAGAGGAAGTTATCAATCAGATGTTGATGGCACTTTTTGCTGGGGGACACTGCTTGTTAGAAGGGGTACCCGGACTCGCCAAAACCCTCATAATTCGGACTTTGGCGCAAATTCTGAACTTAAAATTCAAGCGAATCCAGTTCACCCCGGACCTGATGCCTGCCGACATCACCGGCACCGATGTGCTTGAGGAAGACCGAACAACAGGACATCGGACGATCCGGTTCATCCAAGGACCGATTTTCGCGAACATCCTCCTCGCCGATGAGATTAACCGGACACCCCCGAAAACACAAGCCGCGCTCTTGGAAGCCATGCAAGAATATAACGTCACCGCTGGCGGTAATGAATACGAATTGGAACGCCCCTTCTTTGTACTCGCTACACAGAATCCGATTGAGCAAGAGGGAACATATCCACTTCCAGAGGCGCAATTGGACCGGTTCATGTTCAAAATCGTCATCGACTATCCGACAGAGGTAGAAGAGACAGACATCGTTTCAACAACGACCGGGGCGGAGATACCTGAACTTGAAACCACGCTCTCTGGACACACTATCGTAGCACTCCATAATATTGTGAGGCGTGTACCCGCCGCCGACAACGTCGTACAATACGCCGTGAAAATTGCGCGTGCGACGCGTCCGAAAGAAGAAGATGCCCCCGATTTCATCCAACAGTGGGTCCGATGGGGCGCAGGCCCCCGTGCCGGACAGTATCTCATCTTAGGTGCGAAAGCCCGAGCCATCCTACGTGGACGCTATAACGCTTCTTGTGAAGATGTGAAATCTGTCGCGCCTTCGGTTCTACGCCATCGTGTCCTAACCAATTTCCATGCTGAGGCTGAAGGCATTGACTCCGACACCGTCATCCAACGCTTACTTGACACGGTCCAGGAGCCTGCCGTGAAATTGTGAACCGCGCCATTTAGGTATAGCAGGAAGGAGAATGGAAGAACAGAAGGATGGAAGAGAGGTGATGCTACTTCCAGTCTTCCATCACTCCTTCCTTTTTTTGGCTATGAAGGTATCTGTCATCATTCCAGTCCTTAATGAAGAACACGCCATTGCCAAAGTCATCGCCGATATTCCAAGAACCGTGCGGGCATCTGATGAGCAGCACAAAGCCACAGTACAGGAGATTATCGTCGTTGATAACGGCTGTACCGACAACACCGCTGCGATCGCACAACAGAACGGGGCAAGGATTGTGGTTGAACCTCGGCGGGGATACGGATACGCCTGTCTTGCAGGGATTGCTGCGCTTGCGACAGCAGCACCGGATATCGTGGTTTTTCTCGATGGCGACTATAGCGACTATCCTGCCGACATGCCGCAACTCCTGTCTCCTATACTTGAAGGTAAAGCCTCCCTTGTCATCGGTGCGAGAAGCGCGGGCAGTGCAAGGGACGCGTTGTTACCGCAAGCGCGTTTCGGCAATTGGCTCGCCTGTTTCTTGATACGGCGTTTCTTTGGCGTTTGCTATACAGATTTGGGTCCCTTTCGAGCGATCCGATACTCTGAATTGCTACGCCTGAACATGCAGGATAAAACCTTCGGGTGGACGGTTGAGATGCAACTCAAGGCTGCGAAACAGGGAATCCCTGTGTGTGAAGTACCTGTCCGTTATCGCAAACGAATCGGCACCTCCAAAATTACTGGCACATTCACTGGCACCCTCAAAGCAGGCTATAAGATACTGACTACCCTTTTTTATCACCGTTTTTTGACATAAGCCTCTTACTTTCTCAATCGCGCATTTTCCAATTGAAACCCACCCAAATTAATGCTATACTTAGTCTAAAATTCTCAGGACTGATGTGGAATCGGATCGGTATGCCTACGCTCGTAGGAGGGGTTTAGAAAAAATGAAAAGAAAAAAGATAAAAGCAACATACAGAAACGGCGTTATTGAACCGTTGGATAGGATTGACCTTCCCGAAGGGCAGGAACTTGAAGTTGAATTCAGCGTTCTCCAAAAAACGCCTTGTGAACTTTCTCGCGAAGCAAAAACAGAATTGATTCAAAAGATGAGTGGTTCTATGAAAGGAACATGGGGAAGCACGGTCGAAGAAATTGATGCTTATATCAAATCAGAAAGGCAATCATGGGATCGCGAATTTTAGATTTCCCTGCAGCAAGTTCTCATGTGCCATCGGTGTTGTTAGACACCTCTGTTCTCATATACTACCTTGAAGGGATTGAACCTTACAATCTTCTGGCAAAGGAAATATTCCAGGATGTTGTTGAGGAAAACATCAGAGGTTTTCTTTCGGTGATATCGATAACTGAATTTGTAGCGAAACCACTTGTAACTGAACACGCAATAGACGTTGAAGATTTTAAGCAGTTTCTCGAATCATTACCAATTCAGGTCCTTGAAATTAACTATGAGACAGCAGACCGAGCCGGTAAACTCCGATCACGATATCCGAGTGTTCCAACACCAGATGCTTTAATTGTTGCGACAGCGTTAGAAAATGATTGCGATGTATTTGTTACGAACGACAAACGCCTAAAAAAATTAGAAGTTTATGGAGTCACGGTAATTGTGCTTAAGGATTTTATTGAGTCGCATTGATAAAAACGGAGGTTTACAAACAATGAAAAGAAAAAAGATAAAAGCAACATACAGAAACGGCGTTATTGAACCGTTGGATAGGATTGACCTTCCCGAAGGGCAGGAACTTGAGGTCGAATTCAGCGTTCTCCAAAAAACGCCTCGTGAACCTATTCCTGAAGAAGCAACGCAAACCTATACGGCTCTTATCCGGCAGAGCGAGGGATGGTGGATCGGGTGGATATTGGAAGTCCATGGGGTTATAGGTCAAGAACGAACGAGAAGTGAATTGTTAGATACGTTGCAAATCACACTTCGCGAAATATTAGAATATGAAACGCCGGAAGTGTCTCTCCGAACTGAAAGTGAGGTTGAGAAGATAAAAACTTCTGACATCTTAGAGTTCGGCGATCACGGCGCATCGTATCAAACTGAAAGTGGATTTGAAGAAGTAAAAATTAATGTATGAAACGTAGACAGTTGATTAAGCATCTTAGAGACCACGGCTGCGAGCTTCTTCGAGAAGGTGGAAAACATTCGCGGTGGTGGAATCCGGTGCTGGGCACTCGCACCTCGGTGCCGAGACACACCGAGATCAATAATATTACTGCCCAGAAAATCTGCAAGGAATTAGGAATCCCTCGTCTATGATTTACGAGCACTATGTAAGGTGTACTGCCATGGGGAGAACCCAATGAAACGCATTGTTATCTTATTTATAAGTCTTCTCAGTCTGTCTCTTTTTTATAGTTGTGGAGACATTGAAGACGCAGATATTCCGAATCCGATCGCAGAAACAGAAATTGAGGCGAACATCCTTGCCAAACCCCCTGATGAGACATGGATCGTCCTGACAGACGAATATGTCGCAGAACTGATGGAACTGGAGATCCCACCAGACTTTATAGAGATAAAAGATCTCGATTTACGCGAAAAATACCATCACGCGATCATCCTCAAACAGTTCGGGGACATCCCACAAGTTCGCACCGTTATAGAGTATGAGATGAATCAACCTAATTTGGATACTGTGCGTAGGGTTCGTCTGACACCCCTTGATGAAGCAAGCATCGCTTATCTTGAGAGAAAAATCACCTACCTTGAAGCGATGGTGTTCCTCTGGCCGTTTGAAAACACAAAGGCAGCATTAGAAGATACGAAAAAATCGAAACTGCGCTTGTCCTTAGATATGGATAAACTCAGAACGGAAGACCCTGAGTTATACGTGCAAATCGAACGCGAGATGCTCATTGAAACGTTAGGGGATATTCCAGAGGTCCACACCTATACAAAACTGATGCTAAAAATATTGAAGCAGGAACCTTTAACCGAGAAAGAAAGGAACGCCTATTTAAAGGCGATGAACCACCTCTGGTCAGAACTACAAAAACAATAGTCCAGAAGCGACAGGCGATCCCCCAAGTGCCCGTTGGAAATAAAACCTACATCGGTATCACCGGCAACAACATCTATGTCTGAAATGCGCTTGCGAAAACGACAACTGAAAACCAAATACCCTACTTCCAACCATATTTTCCTTGCTTTATCGGTAATATATTTGGTATAATTAAGGACAAAGAGAACCGAAACCTCTGACCGGTGGTTGTAGTCCATAGCACCAGCAGAACACACGCTTAACCAGAAATTGATGGGACAATCATAGCATGGTGACACAGCAAAAAATTCCAGAGAGATTCTGGTGCGTGAAACAGATAGACATCTTCAGCGATCTCGCTGAGGACGACGCAAACGCTCTCGCACGGATAACGACCTTCAAACAGCTGAAACATGAAGATGCCATTTCTACCGAAGGGGTCTACCTGCTGAAGGAGGGACGCGTCAAAATCTATGAAACACCGCCTGAAGGTGAGGCGATCACTTTAGACGTGCTGGAACCCGGTGAGATTTTTGGGGCGATTCAATGGGAGGAAAGTGAGGCACATCGGAACGTCACCGCTGAGGTACTTACAGAGGCGACTGTCGGAGTTGTCTCCGCGAAGAACTTCCAATTCTTTTTGAAACGGAAACCGCATTTAGCATTGCTATCACGGAAAACATTTGGCAGTTTTGTGAAGCGGTACCTACACCGGGGTTCGGGGAAGTCAGGAAAGCTTAATCTCTTAATTTCGCGTCAAAAACCGCGTCGGAGAATGACAAACCCGTTGTTAAACATCGCGTTCCGAAGTCCTGCATCTCGACTCGCCCTCCTACTACAAAACTGCGCCGATGCCCCAAAACAGGGGCGTGCGAATGCTACGCACGGTTCGCAGTGCACGCTACGTAAACTTCCGACAAGGAAGTTGGCGAGACTCATTGGTAGTTCGGTTGAAAACATGGAAGCACTCCTAAATCAGTTCAAACAACACGGAATAATTGAGAAACGGTATCGGCGGATCCAGATACTTGACCCGTGGCAACTCAAAAAGATTGCTAACGCAAGGATGGGAACACTACCGCCCAAAACCGTCGAAAATCAAGAGAATACCCAAACTTATGAGCAAGAAGAACCCTTATTTGCAGCTCGACCGACAGATGGTCGGTGACATCTATACTTCGCAAGAAGTGATGGACAATCTGACAGTCTTATGTGATGAATACGGTGCCCGGTTCGCTGGAACGCCGGAGGAACTTGAGGCTGCAAACTTTATTGCAGATTGTTTCAAACGATATGGACTCCAAAACGTTAGACTTGAGGATTATCCGTATGCGGGTTGGACGCGTGGCACGGCGACGCTTGAGGTGATTGAACCGATTCGTCGAACATTGCACTGCATTTCGCTCCCTTATTGCCCCGCTGGTGATATGACCACTGAACTTGTCTCTGCGGGATATGGCAGCCCTGACGAATATAGTGCCCTCGGTAATGCCACCAATAAACTGGTTATGGCGAAAAGTGCCTCACCGCCCGATCTCGGCAGATGGGTACATCGCAAGGAGAAATTTGAACGCGCCGTACTCGCTGGAGCGAGTGGCTTCATTTTTGTGAGTGAACATCCGGGTGTCGGTCCTGAGACGGGAAGCCTTCAAAACGACAGACCCGCGCCTATTCCCGGCATATCCGTTTGCAAGGAGGATGGCGAATTCTTAGCGCGATTGATGGCACGCGGAAACGGGAAAGTAATACTGAAACTTCAGACGACCGATGTCAACGAACCCCGCACCTCATGGAACGTCGTCGCAGATTTGCCCGGACGTGAGAACAGCGAAGAGATGGTGGTTGTTGGCTGCCACTACGATGGACACGATATTTCGCAAGGGGCGCACGATCCCGCTTCAGGGATGGTGTCCGTCATAGAAGCGGCGCGTGTTCTCTCTACCTACGCCGCTGATTCGCTCAAGGGCACCGTTCGGTTCATCGCTTTCGGGACGGAAGAGATTGGGCTTACGGGTGCGTTTCGTTATGTCGATGCACATGCATCCGAATTAGACAACATTCGGTTCATGCTCAATATGGATGCGGCAGGTGGTGCGAGCCGTAAAGGTATCGTCCTCCATCACTGGAACACGTTGGGACCTTTCTTCAACGAGGCGCGCGAGCAGATGCACGCCGAAATGCCGGTTGGACAAAAGGTGCATTCTTACTCCGACCATTTTCCATTCTTTCTCAAGGGTGTGCCTTCAAGCCATATCGGTGACCCAGAGGCACCTCCCGGAGGTAGGGGGTTCGGTCACACCGCTTATGATACGTTAGACAAGGTGGAATTAGCGAATCTACGCGCTGCTAGTGCAACGGGTGCAAGGATAGCCCTCCGATGTGCGAACGCGGATGATTTTCCTGCGAAACGACGGGACGCAGCAGCGGTTCAAGAAATCGTTGATACGGACCCGGGGTTAGAGGGATATCGGATTTCGCTGAAGTTGACAAGCGGATAGCAGGTAAGTTTTGAATCTTTGTGAGCTTACTAAAAAAAGATTATGATACACTCATGTTATCGCTATAGCTGCATTGCCCTGCTGTCATTGATTGCCTCAATACTTGTAGGTGTGTTTTGTCATCGTGCCTACAGTGCCGAATTCAGTCGGACGACTGCACAGGACGCAGTCACAGCATCGCGGCGCACTGCGATTGTAACAGCGGTTGAAAACGCTAGTCCCGCGGTCGCTAACATCAGTGCTGTGCGCGAACAACGAACTTCATCTGACGATTGGTTTTGGGGTGAAATTCCTATCACTCGTCCGCGCTCGCTTCGAGAAGTAGGTTCTGGAGTCATTGTTGACAAAAAAGGGTATATCCTCACAAACCACCACGTCATTGAAGATGCAGACAGCATCACTGTCACGCTGTCTGATGGGCGGGAATTTGCAGCACAAGTCGTCGGATACGACTATCTTTCAGATCTCGCACTATTGGAGATTAATACAGAAAATGTTTCGCTGCCAGAAATCGAGTGGGGAGATTCAGAATCCCTTTTGATAGGTGAATGGGTCGTCGCGATTGGAAATCCTTTTGGACTATCCACCGGAAACGCTCAACCCACAGTCACAGTCGGCATTGTGAGTGCAACGCAGCGTGCCCTCACTGTTGATAACCGTTATCATGAAGATCTGATTCAGACAGATGCCTCGATTAATCCGGGGAACAGCGGTGGTGCCTTAGTAAACATATACGGGCAGCTTATCGGTATAAACACTGTCATCCGTTCAACCAGTGGTGGTTCGCAAGGTGTCGGTTTCGCTATTCCGGTCAATAAAGCGAGAAGGGTGCTTAAACAGATTACCGAGTACGGCAGCGTCATCCCTCCCGACCTTTCCGTGGAGGCGCAGCCTATAACTGAAGGATTGGCAGAGAAGTTGTCGATATCGCGCAACACTGGGGTTTTGGTATCAGAAATAGAGAAACGGGGTCCTGTTGCTGACGCAGGTATTAAACGAGGAGATGTCATCGTATCCATTTCAGGACAGCGGATAAAGAGCGAAGGCGATTTTGATGCGCTTACGCGTCTGCTTCCGCTCAATCAACCTGTCCAGTGTGAGTTCATCCGGCTTGGCAAAAAACGGCAGACTGAATTTACACTGAAAACCTTACAATGGAGTTACACGCCTCCCGGATGGGGTTTAACAGTTGCCCAACCTGACAAAGAGATGGCACGTAAATATCAGCAACCCGGCGTTATCGTCACACATATTGAAAAAGACAGTGGATTGACGAACGTGCTGAGGCGCGGGGATTTCATTTATCAAATTGACGATACCAGAATTCATTCGCTTGAAATTTTTAAAATTGTGGATGATTATATCCGCGACCAAAGTAGGACGGAAATCTATTTTGAGCGAGATGGTGTCCATAGAGTCATCCCTGTCACTTTTAATAGAAACAATCGGCGGAGATAAGTGTTTTTATAGTCTTAAACATCAACTCGTGCTTTAACACCTATAACGGAGGGTTTTTGCCTGGGTGTTTCTTCAAGTTGATGGTTAAAGTTAACAACTATCAGTTTTCAGTTAAGAGGTTTTGATGTAGCAATTTACCAGTTCTTGAAGTACTCCAAGTTGGGGTAGATGTTACAGAATGATTATCAGAGGGATAGCCATCAGCAATCAGCAGTCGGCAGTCAGCAATCAACAAAGGAATAGCAATCGGAAACCAAGAGAAGATGGAAACCTCTCCTTCTTTGCTGATAACCGCCCTTGCCGATAGCCACTGACAGCCGACAGCCGATAGCCGATAGCCATTAAAAAAAATGAAATTGCAACTACCGACACTTATCGCTGTTTGCCTTGCTATATTGCTAATTGGTGGCATGTATTTCTTTGGCAGAGACAAGGCAGAATTGGGAATCGCCGTCAATTTGGAAAGTGAAGAGTTCAAACAGATCCGCACACATGCCACTGACGCGTTCAACGCGGGAAAACATCAACAAGCCATTGAACTCTACAGCACAGCGTTAAAGATGCGACCAGAAAACGCTGAGATCTATAATGACCTCGGTACCGTTTACTACGAGCAAGGACTCAAATACGCTGGACCGAGTTGGCCCTCATGGGAAAAGGAGTTAAGAGAGGAGTCTGTTGAAGAAGCCATCGCAGAACTCAAACTCGCCATTGATAAAACAGGGTCGGGTGCCATCATACTCAAAACACGGGATGATGCCGTTGCCGATGCTGTTGAGGAAGAGGCAAAACAACTCGATGGAACCGTCTATAGGCAACGTTGGGAAAATGAAACAACGTTGAGCATTCTGATTGGGCAAACGAAAGTCTTCCTGTTACGAGCCCGCGATCATTACATTCGTGCTTTAGATCTGAAACCGACGCACAGTGTTGCGTATCGTAACCTCGGTTCGTTTTATATGAAGGTGGGGAGAACCGACAAAGCACTTGACTATTATCAGGAAGCGTATAAGTTAGATCCGAGGGATGATGAGTTGGAAGAATATCTGAATCAATTCAGAAAGTAAATGGCTATCGGCTTTCGGCGAAGAGGCAAAGAGAATACAAGAGATAACTTTCTTCAACAATCTTTGTTCTCACCGCGAAGCATGCCGAAAGGATTGCAAAGCAATCCGCCCTGACTGCCATTCCTGTGGAAGGGTTTGGCTTGGGCGTTTCTTTAGCCGAGAAACAATAAATTAAAAAATGCATCACAAACGCTGCCCAAATTGTGGGTTTTTGAATCCGTCGTTCAAATTTTGCGGTGAATGTGGCACGTCGCTTAGTGATTCGTCACATTCGCGTCAAGTTCCAACAGTAGACACCGCTGCGATGGAGCAGGCATTACCATACGGGGCAGAACGCCGCCAGTTAACAGTCCTTTTCTGTGATATTGTGGACTCCACCGCATTCACCGAAAAATTGGATCCCGAAGAACTCCGAAACCTCTTAGAGGTGTATCGGACGTGTGTCATGGAGGTGGTTTTAGCACAAAACGGGCATATTGCGCGCTACTTTGGTGATGGTATC includes:
- a CDS encoding MoxR family ATPase; this translates as MPATEEVQAIEELMESQELILAQLKKVIVGQEEVINQMLMALFAGGHCLLEGVPGLAKTLIIRTLAQILNLKFKRIQFTPDLMPADITGTDVLEEDRTTGHRTIRFIQGPIFANILLADEINRTPPKTQAALLEAMQEYNVTAGGNEYELERPFFVLATQNPIEQEGTYPLPEAQLDRFMFKIVIDYPTEVEETDIVSTTTGAEIPELETTLSGHTIVALHNIVRRVPAADNVVQYAVKIARATRPKEEDAPDFIQQWVRWGAGPRAGQYLILGAKARAILRGRYNASCEDVKSVAPSVLRHRVLTNFHAEAEGIDSDTVIQRLLDTVQEPAVKL
- a CDS encoding glycosyltransferase family 2 protein; amino-acid sequence: MKVSVIIPVLNEEHAIAKVIADIPRTVRASDEQHKATVQEIIVVDNGCTDNTAAIAQQNGARIVVEPRRGYGYACLAGIAALATAAPDIVVFLDGDYSDYPADMPQLLSPILEGKASLVIGARSAGSARDALLPQARFGNWLACFLIRRFFGVCYTDLGPFRAIRYSELLRLNMQDKTFGWTVEMQLKAAKQGIPVCEVPVRYRKRIGTSKITGTFTGTLKAGYKILTTLFYHRFLT
- a CDS encoding antitoxin family protein, whose product is MKRKKIKATYRNGVIEPLDRIDLPEGQELEVEFSVLQKTPCELSREAKTELIQKMSGSMKGTWGSTVEEIDAYIKSERQSWDREF
- a CDS encoding PIN domain-containing protein — translated: MGSRILDFPAASSHVPSVLLDTSVLIYYLEGIEPYNLLAKEIFQDVVEENIRGFLSVISITEFVAKPLVTEHAIDVEDFKQFLESLPIQVLEINYETADRAGKLRSRYPSVPTPDALIVATALENDCDVFVTNDKRLKKLEVYGVTVIVLKDFIESH
- a CDS encoding antitoxin family protein codes for the protein MKRKKIKATYRNGVIEPLDRIDLPEGQELEVEFSVLQKTPREPIPEEATQTYTALIRQSEGWWIGWILEVHGVIGQERTRSELLDTLQITLREILEYETPEVSLRTESEVEKIKTSDILEFGDHGASYQTESGFEEVKINV
- a CDS encoding type II toxin-antitoxin system HicA family toxin; translated protein: MKRRQLIKHLRDHGCELLREGGKHSRWWNPVLGTRTSVPRHTEINNITAQKICKELGIPRL
- a CDS encoding Crp/Fnr family transcriptional regulator, with protein sequence MVTQQKIPERFWCVKQIDIFSDLAEDDANALARITTFKQLKHEDAISTEGVYLLKEGRVKIYETPPEGEAITLDVLEPGEIFGAIQWEESEAHRNVTAEVLTEATVGVVSAKNFQFFLKRKPHLALLSRKTFGSFVKRYLHRGSGKSGKLNLLISRQKPRRRMTNPLLNIAFRSPASRLALLLQNCADAPKQGRANATHGSQCTLRKLPTRKLARLIGSSVENMEALLNQFKQHGIIEKRYRRIQILDPWQLKKIANARMGTLPPKTVENQENTQTYEQEEPLFAARPTDGR
- a CDS encoding M28 family peptidase — its product is MSKKNPYLQLDRQMVGDIYTSQEVMDNLTVLCDEYGARFAGTPEELEAANFIADCFKRYGLQNVRLEDYPYAGWTRGTATLEVIEPIRRTLHCISLPYCPAGDMTTELVSAGYGSPDEYSALGNATNKLVMAKSASPPDLGRWVHRKEKFERAVLAGASGFIFVSEHPGVGPETGSLQNDRPAPIPGISVCKEDGEFLARLMARGNGKVILKLQTTDVNEPRTSWNVVADLPGRENSEEMVVVGCHYDGHDISQGAHDPASGMVSVIEAARVLSTYAADSLKGTVRFIAFGTEEIGLTGAFRYVDAHASELDNIRFMLNMDAAGGASRKGIVLHHWNTLGPFFNEAREQMHAEMPVGQKVHSYSDHFPFFLKGVPSSHIGDPEAPPGGRGFGHTAYDTLDKVELANLRAASATGARIALRCANADDFPAKRRDAAAVQEIVDTDPGLEGYRISLKLTSG
- a CDS encoding trypsin-like peptidase domain-containing protein, with protein sequence MIHSCYRYSCIALLSLIASILVGVFCHRAYSAEFSRTTAQDAVTASRRTAIVTAVENASPAVANISAVREQRTSSDDWFWGEIPITRPRSLREVGSGVIVDKKGYILTNHHVIEDADSITVTLSDGREFAAQVVGYDYLSDLALLEINTENVSLPEIEWGDSESLLIGEWVVAIGNPFGLSTGNAQPTVTVGIVSATQRALTVDNRYHEDLIQTDASINPGNSGGALVNIYGQLIGINTVIRSTSGGSQGVGFAIPVNKARRVLKQITEYGSVIPPDLSVEAQPITEGLAEKLSISRNTGVLVSEIEKRGPVADAGIKRGDVIVSISGQRIKSEGDFDALTRLLPLNQPVQCEFIRLGKKRQTEFTLKTLQWSYTPPGWGLTVAQPDKEMARKYQQPGVIVTHIEKDSGLTNVLRRGDFIYQIDDTRIHSLEIFKIVDDYIRDQSRTEIYFERDGVHRVIPVTFNRNNRRR
- a CDS encoding tetratricopeptide repeat protein; translation: MKLQLPTLIAVCLAILLIGGMYFFGRDKAELGIAVNLESEEFKQIRTHATDAFNAGKHQQAIELYSTALKMRPENAEIYNDLGTVYYEQGLKYAGPSWPSWEKELREESVEEAIAELKLAIDKTGSGAIILKTRDDAVADAVEEEAKQLDGTVYRQRWENETTLSILIGQTKVFLLRARDHYIRALDLKPTHSVAYRNLGSFYMKVGRTDKALDYYQEAYKLDPRDDELEEYLNQFRK